The Endozoicomonas montiporae CL-33 genome contains a region encoding:
- a CDS encoding class I SAM-dependent methyltransferase, with translation MSFSLYIDYSGLVEGLEKHVCLTDLHEKIPGSERVFDTRTLEKGSLILGFMDDTLCLRRAGDKEKPVFVDFVGGKAGHRRKFGGGKGQDIAKAVGLNKGVTPHVLDGTGGLGRDAFVLASLGCTVTLIERSPVIAALLQDGINRAKQNPEVADIASRMTLINDDSRQAMQDLATDGRQFDVVYLDPMFPHREKSALVKKEMRIFQDLLSGDPDADELLAPAESLAEFRVVVKRPRLAPDLAGKEPTYRLEGKACRYDIHAYKAFGSEK, from the coding sequence ATGTCCTTCTCTCTCTACATTGATTACTCCGGCCTGGTCGAAGGGCTGGAGAAACACGTTTGCCTGACAGATCTGCATGAAAAAATCCCCGGCTCGGAACGGGTGTTTGATACCCGTACTCTGGAAAAAGGTTCGCTTATTCTCGGTTTTATGGACGATACCTTATGTCTTCGCCGTGCCGGTGATAAAGAAAAGCCGGTATTTGTGGATTTCGTGGGTGGCAAAGCCGGACACCGGCGCAAGTTTGGCGGTGGCAAAGGTCAGGATATTGCCAAGGCAGTTGGCTTGAATAAAGGTGTAACGCCACATGTGCTGGATGGAACCGGTGGCTTGGGACGTGATGCGTTTGTTCTGGCCAGTCTGGGCTGTACCGTCACTCTGATTGAACGTTCGCCGGTGATTGCGGCGCTGCTACAGGACGGCATTAACCGGGCAAAGCAAAACCCGGAAGTAGCTGATATTGCCAGCCGAATGACGCTCATTAACGACGACAGTCGTCAGGCTATGCAAGACCTTGCCACCGATGGGCGACAGTTTGATGTTGTTTATCTGGACCCGATGTTCCCTCATCGGGAAAAATCGGCACTGGTCAAAAAAGAGATGCGTATTTTTCAGGATCTGCTCAGTGGCGACCCCGATGCGGATGAACTGCTGGCACCGGCAGAATCACTGGCAGAGTTTCGTGTTGTGGTAAAACGTCCAAGGCTGGCACCGGATCTGGCCGGTAAAGAGCCAACCTATCGACTGGAAGGTAAAGCCTGTCGTTATGATATTCACGCTTATAAGGCTTTCGGGTCAGAAAAATAA
- a CDS encoding undecaprenyl-diphosphate phosphatase has product MDFLQMFVLALIQGITEFLPVSSSGHLILPAQLLGWSDQGLAFDVAVHIGTLAAVIGYFRNDIFRIAIDWLGSLVGKGSTFNSRLGWYLIFATIPAVAFGFALKAIGLDEVMRTIGVIAGTTLIFGALLGWADLKGRRIQPLEKLTFRQAMIIGFAQAIALIPGTSRSGITMTAGLMLGLTREAAARFSFLLSIPVILGAGSLLTLDLIKDTAPVDWSVLVGGALVAAVSAWICIHYFLAFINRIGLMPFVIYRFCLGAVLLWVMLG; this is encoded by the coding sequence TTGTTCTTGCCCTGATACAGGGCATCACCGAGTTTCTGCCGGTTTCCAGCTCGGGGCATCTGATTCTTCCGGCGCAGCTATTGGGCTGGAGCGATCAGGGGTTAGCCTTTGATGTGGCTGTTCACATTGGTACGCTGGCTGCGGTTATTGGTTATTTCCGTAACGACATTTTCAGAATTGCCATCGACTGGCTGGGCTCACTGGTCGGTAAAGGCTCGACATTTAACAGCCGCCTTGGATGGTATCTTATCTTTGCCACCATTCCTGCGGTGGCTTTTGGCTTTGCATTAAAAGCCATCGGGCTGGATGAAGTCATGCGAACCATTGGTGTCATTGCCGGAACCACCCTGATCTTTGGTGCGCTGCTGGGTTGGGCAGACCTGAAAGGTCGGCGTATACAGCCTCTGGAAAAACTGACCTTCAGGCAGGCAATGATTATCGGATTTGCCCAGGCGATTGCCCTGATTCCCGGCACCTCCCGTTCAGGGATTACGATGACAGCCGGATTAATGTTGGGACTCACCAGAGAAGCCGCTGCCCGTTTCTCTTTTCTGTTATCCATTCCGGTGATTCTTGGTGCTGGCTCACTGTTGACGCTCGATCTGATTAAAGACACGGCTCCGGTGGACTGGTCTGTACTGGTAGGTGGAGCGTTGGTGGCGGCTGTCAGCGCCTGGATCTGTATCCATTACTTTCTCGCCTTCATTAACCGCATTGGCCTGATGCCCTTTGTGATTTACCGCTTCTGTCTGGGGGCTGTGCTGCTCTGGGTCATGTTGGGATGA